A segment of the Takifugu rubripes unplaced genomic scaffold, fTakRub1.2, whole genome shotgun sequence genome:
AGCAGAACGTGTCCTGGAGACAGCAGGAAGTTAAGgaatcaacaaaaacacatcatggaGACCGCAGGGGTCCAACCTTTTAACCTGAGAGGCGTCTATCTGTGCTGGAATCGAATAACAAAGTAAAACATGATGACGGTTCAGTCAGTGAAAGAAGCTGAAGAGCAGTTAGAGGTTTGGGTCCAACAGTCGGTCCCTTCTTACCATAAAAATCCCCCCGAACAGAGCAGCCATGAATTtgctgagcagagcagcacaaagactgGCAACGTGGACAAAAGGACCCTGAGAAGGAAGGAGACGCTTAGAGGACAACATGGTGAAACCGTTAGGTTTGGGACTGAAGAAGGGAGCCGCTCTACCTCCTTGCCCAGAGGCATCCCGCTGCCCAGGGCGCACGTCAGACCGATGACTTTGGCTACGAAGGTTTTAAAAGTCAGGTACTCCTTCACGACCACCCCCCTGAGGATCGTCTTCATCTCAGGGATACCAGAACCTGGGTGGGGTGATGGAAAGAAGACAAAAAGtgagcagagggggagagggggagagagggggagaggggggagagagggggagaggggggagagagggggggagagagaggagagagagggggggagagagggggagaggggggagagagggggagagagagagagagagagaggggggagagaggggggggggggagagaggagagagaggggggagagaaggggggtggggagaggagagagaggggagagagaagggggagagagaggagagcgagagagaggggagagaggggggtgggagagaggagagagagagaggagagagaggggagagagggagagagggggggggatcgagggaggagggggggtaagGAGGAACAAATGAACCCAGGGgtcagatgacatcatcatgtCGGGGGTGGTCTATCATCTCCTCTGTGTGGTGCACACGACAGGTGATTCTTTGACATTCGCTGAACACTTTAAGGATGTGGAAGTGTGCACGGGCGTGTGCACGGGCGTGTGCACGGGCGTGTGCACGGGCGTGTGCACGGGCGTGTGCACGGGCGTGTGCGTAAGCTGCACGTAAACGTGCGCACGTCTCACCCACAGCCTGAGGAGCCAGAATCTGCGTGAATCCTGCCGAGAACGTGATGAGCACCACAGGGTAGGTGACCCAGGCCAGGTACTGCAGGAGCAGGTTGCTGTCCAGGCCAGCATACATCCACTTctgtgctacacacacacacacacacacacacacacacacagcaaactaAAGATTTGATGGATGATTTTTAAAGGGGTTCTTTTGCTCTCCATGAAGGCTTCGATGGCCAATCaggagcctttcacctgtctttGAAACTCTTTCCTACCTTCTTGGCAGAAGGCGATGGCGTAGTCCATGACCCAGCTCACCAGAGCCATGAGCAGCCCcagcaggatgaggaagatCCAATCCTCCCCAACCCGCAGGATCAGGAATTTCTGACAGCGAGACGCACACACTGAGGACCAAAGCAGGAGAGACGTTTCAAATGGTTCCTGAGGAACATTAAAGGCATGTGTAGGTGCTGCACATGCGTCTGTGAATGAGCTGGTGGAGCGTGAGctcatcttca
Coding sequences within it:
- the LOC115248577 gene encoding chloride channel protein 2-like isoform X1, whose amino-acid sequence is MTELSHSARDAHNRADPSPSGPLEPPGISCLLGDAVAMAKDKSVNRTLQYQQTLMYGRYTQELGVYAKEEAARLRDGGGLRRNASVRGRTADVLEYQKDPCAKCQLCASRCQKFLILRVGEDWIFLILLGLLMALVSWVMDYAIAFCQEAQKWMYAGLDSNLLLQYLAWVTYPVVLITFSAGFTQILAPQAVGSGIPEMKTILRGVVVKEYLTFKTFVAKVIGLTCALGSGMPLGKEGPFVHVASLCAALLSKFMAALFGGIFMVRRDRLLDPNL
- the LOC115248577 gene encoding chloride channel protein 2-like isoform X2; its protein translation is MYGRYTQELGVYAKEEAARLRDGGGLRRNASVRGRTADVLEYQKDPCAKCQLCASRCQKFLILRVGEDWIFLILLGLLMALVSWVMDYAIAFCQEAQKWMYAGLDSNLLLQYLAWVTYPVVLITFSAGFTQILAPQAVGSGIPEMKTILRGVVVKEYLTFKTFVAKVIGLTCALGSGMPLGKEGPFVHVASLCAALLSKFMAALFGGIFMVRRDRLLDPNL